In Lotus japonicus ecotype B-129 chromosome 5, LjGifu_v1.2, one genomic interval encodes:
- the LOC130718549 gene encoding uncharacterized protein LOC130718549, whose amino-acid sequence MKIMTSQSHSSPGSCSHVDYERLCKCGLLASFRTSWTDFNYGRRFYNCPAMKCDYFVWVDPPRRIQQRTSRQPRNQASTCFVNPVAEEEENSGHENEDAKIKKLVDGMKSRDQMLLTVVFGILVVVLITLLLVILKL is encoded by the exons ATGAAGATCATGACATCCCAATCACATAGCTCCCCAGGATCTTGTAGTCATGTTGATTATGAAAGGTTATGCAAATGTGGTCTGTTAGCTTCGTTTAGGACATCCTGGACAGATTTTAACTATGGACGTCGTTTCTATAATTGTCCTGCAATG AAGTGTGACTATTTTGTCTGGGTTGATCCTCCTCGACGCATCCAACAACGAACTAGTAGACAACCAAGGAATCAAGCGAGTACATGTTTTGTTAATCCAgtagctgaagaagaagagaatagtGGCCATGAGAATGAAGATGCCAAAATTAAAAAACTGGTGGATGGAATGAAGTCCAGGGACCAAATGTTGTTGACCGTAGTTTTTGGAATTCTTGTGGTGGTCCTAATTACGTTATTGCTTGTTATTTTGAAGTTGTAA
- the LOC130719777 gene encoding protein FAR1-RELATED SEQUENCE 5-like: protein MNDSSGDNWLNPFDDELYIIDEDDSLNSSPANGLKQGVNEGDNDGENFVDVDEMFETGNDSQKNSDVEVKVMKRITELSADDIRGMDFSSEEEACEFYSKYARIRGFSPRKDDVYKDDDGKIISRQVVCNRAGQRHQKHMHNSGRRKQPKPITRVGCLARIRFRCFSSRDKAQAEGMNLFGVRTRNIMEVMMGQKGGAESVGFTGKDLANHLDKQKRKRVKDGDAVAARSYLQGKLDSDPLFFFKYNKSEQGNLLNLLWCDGTSRMDYNVFGDVVAFDSTYKKNKYNKPLVIFCGYNHHKQTTIFAAALVHDEKTETFIWVLETLTEAMFNRHPKVAVTDGDLAMKEAIRVVWPNTTHRQCAWHIHQNALKNIRNLDFADEFKLFVYANLNPDKFGEKWDKLVEKYGIANNPWIDTMYETRASWASTFMQDKFFAGIRTTSLCEGINSFIKNYLHCKCSLLDVLFNFERAMKKYRHNELESDFKSSYGEPFMTTALSGIEYGASKILTRSMFWEVKGQIEDALGLNVERSEVANIMMMKMRKISNRRKEYIVVYDKNQKKFVCECGYFEFYGIPCSHIIAGMRSEYIDEFPSNLVSKRWLKTAKSAHVYSISEPSIHSQNMKLLRKGAMSAACNYLAEIACEKDDDFSSVMEDIYKLLRDVQKSRKPGCTIKSAAFNVGDPTVVQGRGAPKKTRTVTKRRHCSNCRGIGHTIRTCPVLLYPDQVNNSETGESASEGIEDSTDDETNVGSVDRQNKGASVASKLKSQQRKQGNDSSSTQNKRSNQNTVSTKQNKRKSKQREVPVMIHSSQVSVNEVTQSSPNNAGRGDVDNNRVTLLPQHPQEIPLTQESVNQGQVYNMEPIVQQVHYPVVRASAGLPFLQPSYAVNMTNGVQVFPQFIQHQNVQVPYQGVQIQTLFQAGPSGLLPTFSSTLAAVDRRHNRNSSLGNN from the exons ATGAATGATTCTTCAGGAGATAACTGGCTTAATCCGTTTGATGACGAGCTTTATATCATCGATGAGGATGATAGTCTGAATTCTAGCCCTGCCAACGGTTTGAAGCAGGGTGTGAATGAAGGGGATAATGATGGGGAAAATTTTGTGGATGTCGATGAGATGTTTGAAACTGGAAATGACAGTCAAAAAAACTCTGATGTAGAAGTTAAAGTCATGAAAAGGATTACTGAATTGTCTGCAGACGACATTAGAGGGATGGATTTCTCTTCTGAGGAGGAAGCATGTGAATTCTATTCTAAATATGCTCGTATCCGTGGATTCTCTCCAAGAAAAGATGATGTATACAAGGATGATGATGGCAAGATTATCTCACGACAGGTGGTGTGCAATAGGGCTGGACAAAGGCATCAGAAGCATATGCATAATAGTGGCAGAAGAAAACAACCTAAGCCTATTACTAGAGTGGGTTGCCTTGCTAGAATTCGATTTCGTTGTTTTTCTAGCA GGgacaaagctcaagcagaaggtaTGAACCTATTTGGTGTGAGGACCCGCAATATTATGGAGGTGATGATGGGCCAAAAAGGTGGGGCTGAGTCCGTAGGCTTTACCGGCAAGGACTTGGCCAACCACCTAGACaagcaaaaaaggaaaagagTCAAAGATGGTGATGCAGTTGCAGCGCGGTCCTATTTACAAGGAAAACTTGACAGTGACCCACTATTTTTCTTCAAGTACAACAAATCGGAACAAGGTAATCTCCTTAACTTGCTATGGTGTGATGGAACCAGTAGAATGGATTATAACGTGTTTGGAGATGTGGTTGCCTTTGATAGCACATACAAGAAGAACAAGTATAACAAACCTCTTGTGATTTTTTGTGGATACAACCACCATAAGCAAACAACTATCTTTGCTGCTGCACTTGTTCATGATGAGAAAACTGAGACTTTCATATGGGTTTTGGAAACCTTGACTGAAGCAATGTTTAACAGGCATCCTAAGGTGGCGGTTACAGATGGAGATCTAGCAATGAAGGAAGCTATTAGAGTTGTGTGGCCGAATACCACGCATCGTCAATGTGCATGGCACATTCACCAGAATGCtttgaaaaatattagaaaTCTTGATTTTGCAGATGAATTCAAGTTATTTGTGTACGCTAACTTAAACCCTGACAAGTTTGGAGAGAAGTGGGATAAACTGGTTGAGAAATATGGTATAGCCAACAATCCATGGATTGATACGATGTATGAGACAAGAGCTTCTTGGGCAAGCACCTTCATGCAAGACAAATTTTTTGCCGGTATTAGGACGACATCCTTATGTGAAGGTATTAACTCATTCATAAAGAATTATCTGCATTGTAAGTGTTCCTTGTTGGATGTTCTTTTCAATTTTGAGCGGGCTATGAAGAAATACAGGCACAATGAGTTGGAATCTGATTTTAAGTCTTCTTATGGTGAGCCTTTTATGACAACTGCACTTAGTGGCATTGAGTATGGAGCTTCCAAAATATTAACAAGGAGCATGTTTTGGGAAGTCAAGGGTCAAATTGAAGATGCCCTGGGGCTAAATGTGGAGCGTTCTGAGGTGGCCAATattatgatgatgaaaatgagaaaaattagCAATCGCAGAAAAGAATATATTGTGGTTTATGATAAGAACCAGAAAAAGTTTGTATGTGAATGTGGTTATTTTGAGTTTTATGGCATCCCTTGTTCTCATATAATAGCTGGGATGAGAAGTGAGTATATTGATGAATTTCCAAGCAATCTAGTTTCTAAGAGGTGGTTGAAAACAGCCAAGTCTGCTCATGTATATTCAATTTCAGAGCCTAGTATTCATTCACAGAATATGAAATTGTTGCGAAAAGGAGCTATGTCTGCCGCATGCAACTATCTCGCAGAAATAGCATGCGAAAAGGATGATGATTTTTCAAGTGTAATGGAAGACATTTATAAGTTGTTGAGGGATGTTCAGAAGAGTCGCAAACCGGGTTGTACAATAAAGAGTGCAGCCTTTAATGTGGGTGATCCAACTGTTGTACAGGGTAGAGGTGCCCCCAAGAAGACCAGAACTGTCACCAAGAGAAGGCATTGCTCAAATTGCAGGGGTATTGGACACACGATTCGTACGTGCCCGGTTTTGCTTTATCCTGATCAAGTCAATAACAGTGAAACAGGTGAATCTGCAAGTGAAGGAATTGAGGACAGCACAGACGACGAG ACAAACGTTGGCAGCGTAGATCGGCAGAATAAGGGGGCTTCGGTGGCAAGTAAACTTAAATCGCAGCAACGGAAGCAGGGAAATGACTCCTCATCCACCCAA AACAAGCGTTCAAATCAGAACACGGTGTCGACAAAACAAAATAAGCGTAAATCTAAGCAGCGAGAAGTCCCAGTCATGATTCATTCAAGCCAAGTATCTGTGAATGAAGTG ACTCAGAGTTCACCGAATAATGCAGGTCGCGGTGATGTGGATAACAACAGAGTTACTTTGTTGCCCCAGCATCCACAGGAAATACCTTTGACCCAAGAATCTGTGAATCAG GGACAAGTTTATAACATGGAGCCTATTGTACAACAAGTCCACTATCCTGTTGTTCGTGCTTCAGCTGGACTTCCATTTTTGCAACCTTCTTATGCCGTGAATATGACTAATGGAGTTCAGGTGTTTCCACAGTTTATACAGCACCAAAACGTCCAGGTTCCTTACCAAGGAGTTCAGATACAAACTCTATTTCAAGCTGGACCTTCTGGCTTACTCCCGACATTCTCATCGACGTTGGCGGCAGTCGATAGGAGACACAAtagaaattcaagtttaggaaaTAATTGA